The genomic segment TCAATTCCCGAGTTTACTCatcgcgctttagtcatttcccgagttttctttgtagcgctttagtcatttcccaagTTTTCATTGTCGTGATTTCGGTTATTTCCAGAGTTTTGTCGCGAATCGGTCAattcccgagttttctcgtcgcgctttagtcatttcccgagttttctttgtagcactttagtcatttcccgagttttctcgtcgcgctttagtcatttcccgagttttctttgtagcgctttagtcatttcccgagttttctcgtcACGCTTTAGTCATTTctcgagttttctttgtagcgctttagtcatttcgcGAGTTTTCATTGTCGTGATTTCGGTTATTTCCGAAGTTTTGTCGCGAATCGGTCAattcccgagttttctcgtcgcgCTTCAGTTatttccgagttttctttgtagcgctttagtcgtttcccgagttttctttgtagcgctttagtcatttcgcGAGTTTTCATTGTCGTGATTTCTGTTATTTCTGGAGTTTTGTCGCGAATCGGTCAattcccgagttttctcgtcgcactttagtcatttccccagttttctttgtagcgctttagtcatttcccgagttttctttgtagcactttagtcatttcccggGTTTTCTCGTCACGCTTTAGTCATTTctcgagttttctttgtagcgctttagtcatttcctgaGTTTTCTCGTCACGCTTTAGTCATTTctcgagttttctttgtagcgctttagtcatttcccgagttttcattgTCGTGATTTCGGTTATTTCCGGAGTTTTGTCGCGAATCGGTCAATTCCCGAGTTTTCTCTTCacactttagtcatttcccgagttttctttgtagcgctttagtcatttcccgagttttcattgTCGTGATTTCGGTTATTTCCGGAGTTTTGTCATGAATCGGTCAATTCCCGAGTTTTCTCTTCgcactttagtcatttcccgagttttctttgtagcgctttagtcatttcccgagttttctcgtcgcgctttagtcatttcccgagttttcattgTCGTGATTTCGGTTAATTCCAGAGTTTTGTCGCGAATCGGTCAattcccgagttttctcgtcgTGCTGTCGTGATTTCGGTTATTTCCGGAGTTTTGTCGCGAATCAGTCAATTCCCGAGTTTtctcgttgcgctttagtcattttccgagttttctttgtagcgctttagtcatttcccgagttttcattgTCGTGATTTCGGTTAATTCCAGAGTTTTGTCGCGAATCGGTCAattcccgagttttctcgtcgTGCTGTCGTGATTTCGGTTATTTCCGGAGTTTTGTCGCGAATCAGTCAATTCCCGAGTTTtctcgttgcgctttagtcattttccgagttttctttgtagcgctttagtcatttcccgagttttctcgtcACGCTTTAGTCATTTctcgagttttctttgtagcgctttattcatttcccgagttttcattgTCGTGATTTCGGTTATTTCCGAAGTTTTGTCGCGAATCGGTCAattcccgagttttctcgtcgcactttagtcatttcccgagttttctttgtagcgctttagtcatttcccgagttttcattgTCGTGATTTCGGTTATTTCCGGAGTTTTGTCGCGAATCGGTCAATTCCCGAGTTTACTCGTCgcactttagtcatttcccgagttttctttgtagcgctttagtcatttcccgagttttcattgTCGTGATTCGGTCATTTCCTGAGTTCATTGCAGCACTTTAGACATTTCCCGAGTTTCTTTTGTCGCTCTTTTGGTCATTTCCCTAGTTTTGTTTCGATTTGGGTCATTTTACAATATTTCATTGTTACAATGCCAGTCTTTTAGCTTACCCGGTCCCCGTCGGTTCTGAAatgtcctttattattattacttttattaatactattattgtgttgtgctgtattgtgttgttgcctTTGGtcacatttttctctctgtggAATTCCAGttgctttccctggggaaagtGCATCGCCACAGTGTAGCGACACCCGTGTATTAAcattttgtcgccgtgggttcttaaaACTTGCGCTGCACAAGGGACCACCGTTCATCACCTCATCTTTGTGACTAGTGCCCAGCCCACtgctcaaggtcgagtggaggggtataaaaaaaaaattctggtgaGCATATTGCATGTTGTCAAAACAGTTCTCTCTTTTGAAGTGGgtctgctctccacagggagagcacgtaaaaatggttctctcttcgaaacaaaagagattcatggtcttttccgactccttgtcagccctggaggcaatcgcctgcaggaatatcactcatcccaaactgctggaattttatgaagattttactctcacaacgaagaaaggatacgaggttgtgttggcctgggttcccggacatgttggcattcgtggtaacgaaagggcggacctgctagccaggaacgctgtaaagaaagaattgtccagatccttggtaccctatacagacatgaagtggAAGGtaaacacttatgttaaggatctttggcaagaggagtggaacacccagacggacaacaagctcttccagatccatcCAGACCTAacagagaccctcccttcgggggtgaagaacagaaaggaggagtctgtgctgtgcagactgcgtacggggcacacttttttttactcattcttacttgttgaagggggaagaggcccctcgatgcattccctgtgacaagcctctcactgtgaaacacatgccccttgattgttgggatctgcatgacgttagacgcagacattacacggcggtttctttgaagactttgtttcgtgatgtccctccgtgttCGCTGATGGACTTCtcaaaagaagtgaacattttaaaccagatttgaaggttttaaactatgaaagttttttttttttaaactttggagtggacagtttttgttgtttttttttttgttttttgtttttttatccttgtagtagttattgacgcggcgatagccttgagatggccttagtggttggcgaggctctaagcaccataatttcatttcatttcatttctaatGACGACAAAAAGTAATCTACTGTGCTGGAACCTGAAACACCTATGTATGTACACCTGTCATCAAAATGATTATCATACAGACCATTCAGGATCAGGCAGTCAAACATACTGCAAAATTCAAGGAGTTGGTCACCAGAATGATTCGTGTGTTCATCCTGGGAAATTCTTGGGAAAGGGGACTCACCCATACAATGAAAAACACCAACATCGAAATTCTCAATACACTGGATATTTCTCGTCGTGGTTCTTGCGTTTAGGTCCCCAGAAATGAGCAAATGGAATTTATGCTGATTACTTAAGTTAATAATACATTGCTCTAGTCGTTCAATGCCATATCCTTCCTGgtcattttaataataataataaatactaataatggtatttatatagcgctggatcttgtgcagagacaaatcaaagcgctttcgcaccagtcattcacacgcatgcataactaatactgtagaaactaaagacaaggaagggcaggcaagggaggctattttgggaagaggtgggttttaaggccagatttgaaagagctgagtgtggagacttgacgaagtgaaaaaggaagttcattccaatcacaaggtccagaaacagaaagaatggcagccaacagtcgagtgtttgaatctgggtatgcgtaaacagagtggatccgaagctgatcgtagtgagcgagatggagtgtagaggtgaaggcagctgcagagataggaaggggcagttttgtgaatgcatctataacatagagtgctgatcttgtactttattcggtgtgagacagggagccagtggagatgttgcaaaagaggagtgatgtcctcagatcttttctttctgaggacgagtcgggcagcagagttttgtatgtgctgaagggactgaatggatgaagcaggcagaccagacaatagagagttacagtagtcaaggtgagagagaatgagagaaacgacaagtctagatgttgcgtcagtggacatatATTttcggacggcactgatgcgtcgcagttgacaataggaggactgacatgtctgactgataaatttttgcatggacattgtattgtcaaggacaacaccgaggttcctgcctgacgtggaaagagggatggatgtactgccaagtttaattgtgtcaattgtgatggaagacagtttttgtttagttcctatgatcattgcttcagttttgtccgcgttcaattgtaacttatttcgagacatccagttttgaatgtctaggaagcagttggatgtttcttgcaagagcgacaatttttcaggggtatcgttcttctggagttgagtgtcatcagcataagaatgactgatattatggcggttgataatttcagcgagaggagcagtgtacagtgtgaagagcactgggcctaaaacagatccctgtgggactccatgttcgattttaacgggttcagattggaaatgatcaacaatgacagactggaatcgatcagtgagataagatttgaaccagtttagaacagtgccgttgataccaaatgtaaaatgaagacgggaaagaaggattgaatggtctatctatcaaaggcggctgacaagtcgagaagagtgagaagggaaatttttcctgagtcaaacgctatcagtagattcttcagaatgtggaggagagtggtttcggtgctatggtcagcgcgataggcagactgaaatgggtggatgagattgttgaaacaaaggtggttgttaagctgcttgaggacagctttttcaaggagtttggacatgaatggaagattagaaactggtcgatagtttttcaaaatgtttgcgacaaggttgggtttcttcagaagaagccggacgattgcagttttgaaagtggatggaaacgttccagtgagaagggatgagttgacaatattagtgattgtggggagaagatgtgagacacattgggaaaagatcgaggctggtataggatcgagctcacaggattttactgtcattccttttaggatttcatgaacttctgtttcagtcaatggattaaaggaatggagaggagtgccgctgaattgaggatcaggatgaacaggctggaaagacatttggtctaagatggtacgaatattttggactttgtcgaaaaagaaagagaagacattggggagttcagataaagtgtaggcagaaggaagaggagtcttttttgcagttccaagatttgacatgacagagtaaagagatttggtggatgtggcatcgagaagttgagaagaaaagaagtttgtttttgctgatgagatcatatgtttgactttatttatttgttttcggaatatttgattgtggacttgcagttttgttgatcgccatcgtctttccagttggcgacgtttgcgttttgcaagtcgaatgtcttgtgtgttgcAGAAGTGTGAATCATACGGAGGTATATAAGCACACAGCCATATTATATCTTTGGAAGTCTCAAATAGGCGCTTGTCTATCTTTATCAAAACCAGGTTGTCAATATCTGTTTTAATATTTTCAACATAAgagctatatatttttttcaccaTAACTACTCCACCTGAATACCTTCTTTGGTGAgaattctttttttgcttttgaatAATAAATTtaaggtgagtgagacagagacagagaggtccacattcattcaaagtaatgtTTCTAATCTTGAAGATAGACTCACTCACCAGGAGGCAAGAACAtcactcctcccacacacccttccttcaCAGGTATCCGTCTCACGTCTGCCGAGTTCTTCAACCTGGTCACTGTGGTGCTGTACAGAGGTTTCTGGGTCGTCTCCTTGGCAACCAGATCCTCCACAGACCAGTGACCCAGATAGAGGGACAGCGTGTAGAGGACAGGGTCTTCCCCGTTCTTCACCACCATGCGGACGTTCTGAGGGCCAGAGGGGCAGTGGCTCAGACTCCAGAACGGTCCCATAGGGTCCACACCTGACACATATGTGGAAAACTGGGTTGACACAcctgtcacgtgaccggtcgaggttgcggacccacctacaacccgacaagccccgcgcaatctaataaaagaaaatttaagaaaaatgggtctccggatcctcgcacgctcaattaaatgcagtcaacaccaagaatttatacacaacaccaaactttattcactcactcacacagataaactgacaaccaaaacagcagtgaggcctatttcccttaacccccccccctcctccactccccaaacttactaacccgctaatacaaatcgccacatcataagtgggaatgagagaaaataaatgagtaaatcacattcgctcgaacacgtacactcgcccctcttgtgcactgctctcacacatacacacgcatcctctaccacCCATGTACGGCTCGCATTAGTTCTGAACACAAAGGTCCTTGCCACAGACAACCCACGATGTCGGCGACCACTGAGAGTCTTAGTCCTTCTGTAGACAGGGGTGTAAAGCGGCGATCGTCGTGTACGTTGGGGACACGCATATGACAGTCTCAGGCGATTCACAAGTGCAGGGAAGACTGTGGGTGCCCAggcggaccactcttcagagctgtaaaGAGACTCGAGTCAAGagtcaagcaaaaaacaaaacaaacaaacaaacaaaaaaaaacaatgcatgtgctaaagcagacacacagacgggtttcgcacacactcacatgtacagctgaatgccttaatacagctgtaaaaaaaacaaaacgaaaacatatataaatctgaatccacaaggattggcagggccatactgcactgaaattaaagtatgtatctcaaatgcagcaataacaacaccaaaaacctgaaatatataTCAACGgccgctccctgtctatagaaaaacaacaacaaaactagcattcttcactcttccaacctgactcacctcaagagctcgtgaaaaaaatataataaggagattaaatccctggaactagaacgtagttccagacctcctggtcggacacggacccaggaaatgtagtggcactggaggccccaaacccgaaccgaATCGGTAAAAACCtcctcactccaaaacgaatggagcaggaacagccccacacagtgactagtgcggcgttgacgaccgttggCCCCTTGGTTCTTCTGGAATAATCCcagtcccacaattccttgctgcgatgcacgcttccatttccgccccagtactCCATCACAAAGTCGTCAgacaacaggttcgtgtttagagTCACGTTGAAGTGAAACTCTTTGCCGTCGGcgcgaagcccgcaaaacacactgttcttccccagttgatctgacccgtcgaggtagattccgtatgagttgtccttatcaaacttgtagttgagctaaacaaccggcagatatgcatgcacgagaaaaagaaaacatcaacctgagctgactagagggagggaaggagcacacactcatgcgcgcgtacacacgcacatgtgcacgcacgcatagaaataaagaaagaaagggagcaagaaaaaacaaaacaaaacgaacaaaaaaagcgaaaatcatgacgtattcgaggggtcaagttgaccaaaatttccttcttttcttttttttcaacactacACTGTTGCACGCGACAACACCTGACTGAGGAAGATCATCACATGTGATTGTTTCAACATAatttgatatctttttttttccttatccaAATGCAGTAAGCCACCAAATTCCATATAAAACTATACCAAGAGTTATGAAAAGACTGGCTTTCTGGGAAAACTTCATGGTCACACTGTGAATatttaagcacacacaaaaagcagtgCCTTTGGAAAACAGAATATTTGAGCTGACTTTAAACAACAGGACACTTAATTTTTAGATGCATTGACAATGACCAATTCTTTGAACCCGCACAAATCAAGGTGAAAAGAGAGAACACACATCGTGTTTTGCTTTTTATCTGAAACCTATTTGATCAAATCCAAGAAAGCACTATATACAGCTtaccgtaacaacaacaacaacaacaacaacaaacacagactccaGTAAATGGCTTTGGGCTGTGTCAAACATTCCAGGAACATATTCCTTcaaaaatatacatatttcacaAGACATGTTAGAGGGGTTGAGCAGACATGATCATACATGTCGAAAAAGAACCTGTCTCTCCTACCTTCGTTTTCAACCTAAAATACCTGTGTACGTTCCTCCAACTGAAGCATCTCGACTCAGGTCAAGGTCACCTTCCTCACTGGACACGTAGTGACCACACGAGGTAAATGTCACAGACTGTCTGTTCCACTCTTGCTGTGTCGTGGCATGCAGTGTGACCTTGGCCTTTGTTGGCAGTCCTTGAACTTTGATGTGAACTTTCTGGTCAAAGAGGCTGACCTTGGGTGTGACCTGTATGGGGTCTGGTTGGGAGGACACGTGGAGGTGATGGGTGGGGTGCTGCACGGAAATCCGCTGTAACATGGTACTTTGCTTCCTTG from the Babylonia areolata isolate BAREFJ2019XMU chromosome 21, ASM4173473v1, whole genome shotgun sequence genome contains:
- the LOC143296685 gene encoding bile acid-CoA:amino acid N-acyltransferase-like; the protein is MLQRISVQHPTHHLHVSSQPDPIQVTPKVSLFDQKVHIKVQGLPTKAKVTLHATTQQEWNRQSVTFTSCGHYVSSEEGDLDLSRDASVGGTYTGVDPMGPFWSLSHCPSGPQNVRMVVKNGEDPVLYTLSLYLGHWSVEDLVAKETTQKPLYSTTVTRLKNSADVRRIPVKEGCVGGVMFLPPGE